The following are encoded together in the Aerococcus mictus genome:
- the ftsZ gene encoding cell division protein FtsZ, with protein sequence MDLEFDNTAEYNNNANIKVIGVGGGGNNAVNRMIDEGVKGVEFIVANTDTQALANSKADAKIHLGPKVTRGLGAGAQPEVGQKAAEESEDQIREALEGADLIFITAGMGGGTGTGAAPIVARIAKEDLGALTVGVVTRPFTFEGPKRGRAAAEGIANMKEYVDTLVTISNNRLLEIVDKKTPMREAFGEADNVLRQGVQGISDLITSPGYVNLDFADVRTVMQDQGTALMGIGTASGENRTAEATKKAISSPLLEVSIDGAEQILLNISGGEDLTLFEAQDAAEIVGAASSSEVNIIFGTTINDRLDDEVVVTVIATGIDPERRQEKQRKAKKQRPVSQATPNYQDQAFQNQGQARNLGNRPEYFEEKQVPNNQAFQNRQGQVNQEPWNDSGRNYGGQDPRYQQDNRFTDNVSEDDELDTPPFFRKRRR encoded by the coding sequence ATGGATTTAGAATTTGATAATACTGCAGAATACAACAATAACGCTAACATCAAGGTCATTGGTGTTGGTGGTGGGGGTAACAATGCTGTTAACCGCATGATCGATGAAGGCGTTAAGGGTGTTGAATTTATTGTTGCTAATACTGATACCCAAGCCTTGGCTAACTCTAAAGCAGATGCAAAGATTCACTTAGGTCCTAAAGTGACCCGTGGTCTTGGTGCTGGGGCCCAACCAGAAGTAGGGCAAAAAGCCGCTGAAGAAAGTGAAGACCAAATTCGCGAAGCACTAGAAGGTGCTGATTTAATCTTTATTACCGCTGGTATGGGTGGTGGTACTGGTACCGGTGCTGCTCCAATTGTTGCTCGTATTGCTAAGGAAGACTTAGGTGCTTTAACCGTTGGGGTAGTTACCCGCCCATTCACCTTTGAAGGCCCTAAACGTGGTCGTGCAGCAGCAGAAGGTATTGCCAACATGAAGGAATATGTGGATACCTTAGTGACCATTTCTAACAACCGCTTATTAGAAATTGTTGATAAGAAAACCCCAATGCGGGAAGCCTTTGGTGAAGCGGACAATGTCTTACGCCAAGGGGTTCAAGGAATTTCTGACTTGATTACCTCACCCGGCTATGTGAACTTGGACTTTGCTGACGTGCGTACCGTGATGCAAGACCAAGGGACAGCCTTAATGGGCATTGGTACAGCAAGCGGGGAAAACCGTACGGCTGAAGCAACCAAGAAGGCCATTTCTTCACCATTATTAGAAGTATCCATTGATGGGGCTGAACAAATTCTCTTGAATATTTCTGGTGGAGAAGACCTAACCCTATTTGAAGCCCAAGACGCTGCTGAAATCGTTGGTGCGGCTTCTTCTAGCGAAGTGAACATCATTTTTGGTACCACTATTAATGATCGTTTAGATGACGAAGTGGTGGTAACCGTTATTGCTACCGGGATTGATCCTGAACGTCGCCAAGAAAAACAACGTAAGGCAAAAAAGCAACGTCCCGTTAGCCAAGCAACACCAAATTATCAAGACCAAGCCTTTCAAAATCAAGGACAAGCCAGAAATTTAGGTAATCGTCCCGAATACTTTGAAGAAAAACAAGTTCCAAATAACCAAGCTTTCCAAAACCGCCAAGGGCAAGTAAACCAAGAGCCTTGGAATGATTCAGGACGTAATTATGGTGGCCAAGACCCACGCTACCAACAAGACAACCGCTTTACTGATAACGTTAGTGAAGATGATGAGTTAGACACACCACCATTCTTTAGAAAGCGTCGTCGTTAA